In Desulfovibrio sp. 86, the following proteins share a genomic window:
- a CDS encoding 4Fe-4S dicluster domain-containing protein — protein sequence MNHFIFADPVKCIGCNTCMAACSLVHEQQGLLGRPRLEVMRYGNGTAPVSCRHCEDMPCAKVCPVNAITATGHSVHINESNCIGCKLCGLACPFGAIAPAADRPAGHPEVYEHYVPEEELADAPGSNYSMPPFLAWNVGRRTVAVKCDLCYFRSTPACVEACPTMALRLVDEKTLAELQNSKRIATLEMEKHDDKAVPAATTMSGVQHA from the coding sequence ATGAACCATTTTATTTTTGCGGACCCGGTCAAATGCATCGGCTGCAATACCTGCATGGCGGCGTGTTCGCTGGTGCATGAGCAGCAGGGGCTGCTCGGCAGACCCCGGCTTGAGGTCATGCGTTACGGCAACGGCACAGCGCCCGTGAGTTGCCGCCATTGCGAAGACATGCCCTGCGCCAAGGTCTGCCCGGTGAACGCCATCACTGCCACAGGGCATTCAGTGCACATCAACGAAAGCAACTGCATTGGTTGCAAGCTGTGCGGTCTTGCCTGTCCTTTCGGGGCCATTGCCCCGGCGGCCGACAGGCCCGCCGGGCACCCGGAAGTATACGAGCACTATGTGCCGGAAGAAGAACTGGCCGACGCCCCGGGCAGCAACTATTCCATGCCGCCTTTTCTGGCCTGGAATGTGGGCCGCCGCACTGTGGCCGTAAAGTGCGACCTCTGCTACTTCCGCTCGACCCCGGCTTGCGTGGAGGCCTGCCCCACCATGGCCCTGCGCCTTGTGGACGAAAAAACGCTGGCCGAACTGCAAAACAGCAAACGTATTGCCACGCTTGAGATGGAAAAACACGACGACAAAGCCGTCCCGGCGGCAACAACCATGTCGGGGGTGCAGCATGCGTGA
- the focA gene encoding formate transporter FocA, which yields MADSSSFEALNPYQMCDKAAAVMEGKAIKPAGKAFLLAVMAGVFIGLGFVYCAIANASGAGKIVGGLVFSLGLMLVIVLGADLFTSTTMTLLPRASKRITWGQMFANWGVVYAGNFVGSLILVALILLSGHPWENGGSIALFYINTTEHKLTHTFIEAMFLGVMCNLMVCLGVWMSYAGRSLFDKMIACLFPVGLFIACGFEHSVANMFMIPIGILCSHMMPPEVAAKLADPAHIASVLNWQNFIFKNLIPVTLGNILGGGVFVGLFHWLIYLRHGHEGHQPASMATRHKQSPTID from the coding sequence ATGGCCGATTCCTCCTCCTTCGAAGCGCTGAACCCTTATCAAATGTGCGACAAGGCGGCTGCCGTCATGGAAGGCAAGGCCATCAAGCCTGCGGGCAAGGCGTTTTTGCTTGCTGTTATGGCGGGCGTGTTTATCGGTCTGGGTTTTGTCTACTGCGCCATAGCCAATGCAAGCGGCGCCGGCAAGATTGTGGGCGGTCTTGTGTTCAGCCTTGGGCTCATGCTGGTCATTGTTCTGGGCGCGGATCTGTTCACCTCCACAACCATGACCCTTCTTCCCCGTGCCAGCAAAAGGATCACCTGGGGGCAGATGTTCGCCAACTGGGGCGTTGTTTACGCTGGCAACTTTGTGGGCAGCCTGATTCTTGTGGCGCTTATACTGCTCAGCGGGCATCCGTGGGAGAACGGCGGCAGCATTGCGCTTTTCTACATCAACACCACAGAGCACAAGCTGACCCATACCTTCATTGAAGCCATGTTTCTGGGAGTCATGTGCAACCTGATGGTCTGTCTTGGCGTGTGGATGAGCTACGCAGGGCGCTCGCTGTTTGACAAAATGATCGCCTGCCTGTTCCCCGTGGGACTCTTTATCGCCTGCGGTTTTGAACACAGCGTGGCAAACATGTTCATGATTCCCATTGGCATTCTGTGCAGCCACATGATGCCCCCCGAAGTGGCGGCCAAACTGGCCGACCCCGCGCACATAGCCTCTGTGCTGAACTGGCAGAATTTTATTTTCAAGAACCTCATACCCGTGACATTGGGCAACATCCTTGGCGGGGGCGTGTTTGTGGGCCTGTTCCACTGGCTCATCTACCTGCGGCACGGTCACGAGGGCCACCAGCCAGCCAGCATGGCCACACGGCACAAGCAGTCCCCGACCATCGACTAA
- a CDS encoding ATP-grasp domain-containing protein, protein MKLFEFQAKEAFAESGIPIPQGILCSTVAEVQTALKAIGLPCVLKSQVLRGGRGKAGLIQVVKTEDEAMGKAAELFASPHGVFRILVEQAVDIAQELYLAITLNPVTAQISIISSAEGGVEIEKLAEESPEKLVKVDVDIDRGLMPHHVREVTFGLGLQDELAKKVGEVLRNLYKVFRKYGAELAEINPLFVDADGEIVAGDGKLITDDNMGNFDGKYPLTRAHFDSDTEYEAALEGIPYLQFDGDISLMCAGAGLTTTVFDLINYAGGTVANYLEFGGPNYKKAREAMRLCLRNKCKVILVVTFGTIARADVMANGLVEAINELNPDVPIVTCIRGTNEEEAFDTLRVAGLDPLGETEEAVQRAVDIAAGRVK, encoded by the coding sequence ATGAAATTATTTGAATTCCAGGCAAAGGAAGCTTTTGCAGAGAGCGGCATCCCTATTCCTCAGGGAATATTATGCTCCACTGTTGCCGAAGTGCAAACCGCCCTCAAAGCCATCGGCCTGCCCTGCGTTCTTAAATCGCAGGTGCTGCGCGGCGGACGTGGCAAGGCTGGGCTTATCCAGGTTGTCAAAACCGAAGACGAAGCCATGGGCAAGGCCGCAGAGCTTTTTGCCTCCCCACACGGCGTGTTTCGTATTCTTGTGGAACAGGCGGTTGATATTGCGCAGGAGCTGTATCTGGCCATAACCCTTAATCCCGTCACCGCGCAGATCAGCATCATATCCAGCGCTGAAGGCGGCGTGGAAATTGAAAAACTGGCTGAAGAATCACCGGAAAAACTGGTGAAGGTAGATGTGGACATTGACAGGGGCCTCATGCCGCACCACGTGCGGGAAGTGACATTTGGCCTTGGTCTTCAGGACGAATTGGCCAAAAAAGTCGGCGAAGTGCTGCGAAACCTCTATAAGGTCTTTCGCAAATATGGCGCTGAACTGGCAGAAATCAATCCCCTGTTCGTGGACGCCGACGGCGAGATTGTCGCAGGCGACGGCAAGCTCATCACTGACGACAATATGGGCAACTTTGACGGCAAATATCCGCTGACCCGCGCTCATTTCGACAGCGATACCGAATACGAAGCCGCGCTTGAAGGCATTCCCTACCTGCAGTTTGACGGTGACATTTCGCTCATGTGCGCCGGGGCCGGTCTTACCACGACGGTATTTGACCTCATCAACTACGCTGGCGGCACGGTGGCCAACTATCTTGAATTTGGTGGTCCCAATTACAAGAAAGCCCGTGAAGCCATGCGTCTTTGCCTGCGCAACAAGTGCAAGGTCATTCTGGTAGTGACCTTTGGCACCATCGCCCGGGCGGACGTTATGGCCAACGGCCTGGTGGAAGCCATAAATGAGCTTAATCCCGATGTGCCCATTGTGACCTGCATTCGCGGCACCAATGAAGAAGAGGCCTTTGACACCTTGCGCGTGGCTGGCTTGGACCCCCTTGGTGAAACTGAGGAAGCCGTACAGCGCGCAGTGGACATCGCTGCGGGGAGGGTGAAGTAA
- a CDS encoding succinate--CoA ligase subunit alpha translates to MSIFIDETTTVEVQGATGKEGSYWLKHMKEMGTKVVFGVTPGKEGQDVDGVPVFHSVKRGMRDHPAEMAMLFVPPRFTKDAVFEALDAGIKKIVTIADGIPVHECLQIRSAARSCGAMVIGGNTSGIISPGKGMAGCIPFWIERVYKRGSIGVMTRSGSLTNEVTAEVVKGGFGVSTLIGVGGDITPGTRFAELLPMFEADPETEAVVIIGELGGSMEEEVAEAMEAKIFTKPLVAFIGGRTAPEGKRMGHAGAIVTGGKGTVKGKVRALEMAGALTAAKPSQVGPLLRQAFKLS, encoded by the coding sequence ATGAGCATTTTTATCGACGAAACCACCACAGTGGAAGTTCAGGGCGCCACCGGCAAAGAAGGCAGCTACTGGCTCAAGCATATGAAAGAAATGGGCACCAAGGTCGTTTTTGGCGTCACGCCGGGCAAGGAAGGACAGGATGTGGACGGCGTGCCCGTATTCCATTCCGTCAAGCGTGGGATGCGGGATCATCCCGCCGAAATGGCCATGCTGTTCGTACCGCCCCGCTTTACCAAGGACGCAGTCTTTGAGGCCCTGGACGCAGGCATAAAAAAAATCGTCACCATCGCCGACGGCATTCCCGTGCATGAATGCCTGCAAATTCGCAGCGCTGCGCGCTCCTGCGGGGCTATGGTCATCGGGGGCAATACTTCGGGCATAATCTCGCCCGGAAAGGGCATGGCAGGCTGCATACCTTTTTGGATAGAGCGGGTCTACAAGCGCGGATCCATCGGCGTCATGACTCGCAGCGGCTCGCTTACAAACGAAGTGACAGCGGAAGTGGTGAAAGGGGGGTTCGGCGTCAGCACCCTTATAGGCGTCGGTGGCGACATCACCCCCGGGACCCGTTTTGCAGAACTTTTGCCCATGTTCGAAGCTGACCCGGAAACTGAAGCTGTGGTTATCATTGGCGAACTTGGCGGCAGTATGGAAGAAGAGGTGGCCGAAGCCATGGAGGCAAAGATATTCACAAAGCCTCTCGTGGCCTTTATCGGCGGGCGCACCGCACCGGAGGGCAAACGGATGGGGCATGCGGGCGCTATCGTTACCGGAGGCAAAGGCACGGTAAAAGGCAAAGTCAGAGCCTTGGAGATGGCCGGCGCGCTAACGGCGGCCAAGCCCAGCCAGGTGGGGCCGCTGCTGCGACAGGCTTTCAAGCTGTCCTGA
- the hyfB gene encoding hydrogenase 4 subunit B → MRDPLEILLWAVLTYMAGGVLSLLLSRNERAAITVSGLLGALGGALGLYAVLPFLLQRTEALSHVYAGPFPFAHLAVRLDMLGAFMTGVISLLAVAASIYSLAYVREYEGKGAAAMGFFMNTFIASMVALMVMDNAFYFIIFFEVMSLSSYFLVIADQESEAVSAGLLYFFIAHAGSVLIMASFFIMYCHTPDSSLDFAAFRQAQISPLMASIAFLLAFFGFGAKAGMLPLHGWLPRAHPAAPSHASAMMSGVMVKIGVFGIIKVGADLLGGADMPVWWGVVVLTFGAVSSVLGVMYALAEHDIKRLLAYHTVENVGIILMGVGVGLMGLALKNPLLAALGFLGALYHLLNHAVFKGLLFLGAGAIIYTVHTKDMEKMGGLAKRMPRTALAFLVGCMAISALPPLNGFVSEWYTYQGLVSISQHSSVIARLSGPVAIVMLAITGALAAMCFVKVYGISFCGQARSAKAAEATEVPAAMTLSMLGLAALCVALGVGAACVAPVVSAVADSLTTGQQHLEAVRQGVLIPGADAATGLSPTLVMLLLLGGMLLPLLVFMIGKADRLPMRRKNDPWACGYGYEERMALSAGSFTQGLRHVFAGLYRLRQALDPAPAMSRALDSVIRTARHVEPMWDDGILARIVRAVQKTGICVQRLQQGDFRVYCLYIIIALITLLLIKAA, encoded by the coding sequence ATGCGTGATCCACTTGAAATCCTGCTCTGGGCTGTGCTGACCTACATGGCTGGTGGCGTGCTTTCCCTGCTGCTGAGCCGCAACGAAAGGGCCGCCATCACGGTCAGCGGCCTGCTTGGCGCGCTTGGCGGCGCGCTTGGGCTGTATGCTGTCCTGCCCTTTCTGCTGCAACGGACCGAGGCCCTCAGCCATGTCTATGCGGGACCGTTTCCCTTTGCGCATCTGGCCGTACGGCTGGACATGCTGGGAGCCTTCATGACGGGCGTCATCTCCCTGCTGGCGGTTGCCGCCTCCATCTATTCCCTGGCCTATGTTAGGGAATACGAAGGCAAGGGCGCTGCGGCCATGGGATTTTTCATGAATACCTTCATCGCTTCTATGGTGGCGCTGATGGTCATGGACAACGCCTTCTATTTTATCATCTTTTTTGAAGTCATGTCGCTTTCTTCCTATTTTCTGGTCATCGCCGATCAGGAAAGCGAAGCGGTCAGCGCCGGTCTGCTCTACTTTTTCATAGCGCATGCCGGGTCTGTGCTTATCATGGCCTCGTTCTTCATCATGTACTGCCACACCCCTGACAGCAGCCTTGATTTTGCGGCTTTCCGTCAGGCGCAGATTTCGCCGCTCATGGCTTCCATCGCCTTTTTGCTGGCATTTTTCGGCTTTGGGGCCAAGGCGGGCATGCTGCCCCTGCACGGCTGGCTGCCCAGAGCGCACCCGGCAGCGCCCTCGCACGCTTCGGCCATGATGTCGGGCGTGATGGTCAAGATCGGCGTGTTCGGCATCATCAAGGTGGGCGCGGACCTGCTGGGCGGCGCGGATATGCCTGTCTGGTGGGGCGTTGTGGTACTGACCTTTGGCGCTGTTTCGTCCGTGCTGGGCGTCATGTACGCGCTGGCGGAGCACGACATCAAACGCCTGCTTGCCTACCACACGGTTGAAAACGTGGGCATCATCCTCATGGGCGTGGGCGTGGGCCTCATGGGCCTTGCCCTCAAGAATCCGCTGCTGGCCGCACTGGGCTTTCTGGGCGCGCTCTACCACCTGCTGAACCACGCCGTGTTCAAGGGCCTGCTGTTCCTTGGCGCAGGGGCCATCATCTACACGGTGCACACCAAGGATATGGAAAAGATGGGCGGCCTCGCCAAGCGCATGCCGCGCACGGCCCTGGCCTTTCTGGTGGGCTGCATGGCCATTTCCGCCCTGCCGCCCCTCAACGGCTTTGTCAGTGAATGGTACACCTATCAGGGACTTGTGAGCATCAGCCAGCATTCCTCCGTCATCGCGCGGCTTTCCGGCCCAGTGGCAATCGTGATGCTGGCCATCACCGGCGCTCTGGCCGCCATGTGCTTTGTAAAAGTGTACGGCATCAGCTTTTGCGGTCAGGCGCGCAGCGCCAAGGCTGCGGAAGCCACGGAAGTTCCGGCCGCCATGACGCTTTCCATGCTTGGTCTGGCCGCGCTGTGCGTGGCGCTGGGCGTGGGCGCGGCCTGCGTGGCCCCTGTCGTCAGCGCTGTGGCCGATTCGCTCACCACTGGCCAGCAGCATCTTGAAGCCGTGCGCCAGGGCGTGCTCATTCCTGGTGCGGACGCCGCCACCGGACTTTCTCCCACACTGGTAATGCTCCTGCTGCTGGGCGGCATGCTGCTGCCTTTGCTGGTCTTCATGATCGGCAAGGCCGACCGCCTGCCCATGCGCCGCAAAAATGACCCTTGGGCCTGCGGCTACGGCTACGAGGAACGCATGGCCCTCTCCGCCGGGAGTTTTACCCAGGGGCTGCGCCATGTGTTTGCGGGGCTTTACCGCCTGCGCCAGGCGCTTGATCCCGCTCCGGCCATGTCGCGCGCACTTGACTCGGTCATACGCACGGCGCGGCATGTGGAACCCATGTGGGACGACGGCATTCTTGCCCGCATCGTCCGTGCCGTGCAAAAGACCGGCATATGCGTGCAGCGGCTGCAGCAGGGCGATTTCCGCGTCTACTGCCTGTATATCATCATCGCGCTTATCACGCTGCTTCTCATCAAAGCCGCCTAG
- a CDS encoding cupin domain-containing protein, protein MKKMFFAVALCSLMFVGTALAGEPQLYPKDNLKTWNRDNVAGGQGTLFGQFGFTRNDATKDMVIREIGWMTLQPGASIGMHKHENNEDAYIIVSGEGVFTDSAGKETPVKGGDITIARPGDSHALKNSGSVPLVFLDVIGQR, encoded by the coding sequence ATGAAAAAGATGTTTTTTGCCGTAGCGCTGTGCTCACTGATGTTTGTCGGAACAGCCCTTGCGGGGGAGCCGCAGCTCTACCCCAAGGATAATCTGAAAACCTGGAACCGCGACAATGTGGCTGGCGGTCAGGGTACGCTGTTCGGCCAGTTCGGCTTTACCCGCAACGACGCAACCAAGGATATGGTCATCAGGGAAATCGGCTGGATGACCCTGCAGCCAGGTGCTTCCATTGGCATGCACAAGCATGAAAACAATGAGGACGCCTACATCATCGTTTCCGGCGAGGGCGTATTTACCGACAGCGCGGGTAAGGAAACCCCGGTGAAAGGCGGCGACATCACCATCGCCCGCCCCGGCGATTCTCATGCTCTTAAAAACAGCGGCAGTGTGCCTCTGGTTTTTCTGGATGTGATCGGCCAGCGCTAG
- a CDS encoding sigma-54 interaction domain-containing protein, whose amino-acid sequence MMPPNSSLFDQREQFYELILNSLTTGIYVCDNNYVVKFINQAYADYLGLPREQIMGRPITDFIPDSRAPFVTSTGQSEMGNIRKFKGKDGERMIVVNRQPFEYAPDTIGMLSQTLFSTRGEFDAVMKRIEYLDKKVASYERRIRSALSPNYTLQSIIGESDTIQRFKEYLVRFAQTNAPVLILGATGSGKELAASALHCESERREGPFVSINCAAIPKELFESELFGYAPGAFSGAHKDGKVGQLELAHQGTLFLDEIGDTPLPVQAKLLRVLENSTLCRVGSTLQRSVNFRLLAATNRDLKAMIAEGSFREDLYYRLSPLRLVVPSLHQRKEDIPLLVRHMLERMDRQDAKISKSAMQALLKYYWPGNIRELRNVLTSALSLCRNDTINLEDLPPEVLSDFGKLAVEPMEPHHDKLSPAAQLPDSPLQNTKSKKNTNLAAMLADNELHLIVSALNQYDWNVAKAARSLGISRATLYEKFKKYGISRNNYDS is encoded by the coding sequence ATGATGCCCCCCAATTCTTCCCTATTTGATCAGAGAGAACAGTTTTATGAACTGATCCTCAACAGCCTGACAACCGGCATATATGTGTGTGACAATAACTATGTGGTAAAGTTTATCAATCAGGCCTACGCCGACTACCTCGGTCTGCCGCGTGAGCAGATTATGGGACGACCCATCACGGATTTTATTCCTGACAGTCGCGCTCCTTTTGTAACCAGCACCGGGCAGTCGGAAATGGGCAACATCAGAAAATTCAAGGGCAAAGACGGCGAAAGAATGATCGTAGTCAATCGCCAGCCGTTTGAATACGCTCCCGACACCATCGGCATGCTTTCTCAGACTCTTTTCAGCACGCGCGGCGAGTTCGACGCGGTAATGAAAAGAATTGAATACCTTGACAAAAAAGTTGCTTCTTACGAGCGGCGCATACGAAGCGCCCTTTCCCCAAACTATACATTGCAATCCATCATTGGCGAAAGCGATACCATCCAGCGCTTCAAGGAATACCTGGTGCGTTTTGCCCAAACCAATGCGCCGGTGCTGATTCTTGGAGCCACGGGTTCTGGAAAGGAGTTGGCGGCCAGCGCATTACACTGCGAAAGCGAACGCCGTGAAGGCCCCTTTGTGAGCATCAACTGCGCCGCCATACCCAAGGAGCTTTTTGAATCGGAGCTGTTCGGTTATGCGCCAGGGGCCTTTTCGGGCGCGCACAAGGACGGCAAGGTAGGACAGCTTGAGCTGGCCCACCAAGGCACGCTTTTTCTGGATGAAATCGGAGACACCCCGCTTCCTGTACAAGCCAAGCTGCTGCGCGTACTGGAAAACAGCACCCTTTGCAGAGTTGGTTCAACCCTGCAGCGTTCTGTGAATTTTCGCCTGCTTGCAGCCACCAACCGTGACCTCAAGGCAATGATCGCCGAGGGCAGTTTTCGCGAGGATTTGTACTATCGACTTAGCCCGCTGAGGCTCGTTGTGCCGTCATTGCATCAGCGAAAGGAAGATATTCCCCTGTTAGTCCGCCATATGCTAGAGCGCATGGACAGGCAGGACGCGAAAATTTCAAAAAGCGCGATGCAGGCGCTTTTGAAGTATTACTGGCCCGGCAATATTCGCGAACTACGCAACGTGCTGACTTCCGCCCTGAGTCTTTGCCGTAACGACACCATCAACCTTGAGGACTTGCCGCCGGAAGTTCTTTCAGACTTCGGAAAATTGGCCGTGGAACCAATGGAACCCCATCATGACAAGCTTTCCCCGGCGGCGCAGCTTCCCGATTCGCCGCTCCAAAATACCAAATCCAAAAAAAACACAAATCTTGCCGCCATGCTGGCCGACAACGAACTGCACTTGATAGTGTCGGCTCTTAACCAGTATGATTGGAATGTGGCCAAGGCAGCAAGAAGTTTAGGTATTTCTCGTGCAACGCTTTATGAGAAATTTAAAAAATACGGTATTTCGCGCAATAATTACGATAGCTAG
- a CDS encoding aldehyde dehydrogenase family protein, with the protein MKSVDELLSAAKQAQKTFSGYTQQQIDDVCLSVGWEVYNDANAAILAKMAVEETGYGNFESKFVKHKRKIGGVLHDIKGVKTVGCIERNEETGISKYAKPVGVVCAILPATNPTATAGGKAISILKGGNAVIFKPSSRAKECTTKAIEFMRNGLKQVGAPEDLIQVIELPEREDTAELMRKSDLIVATGSGPLVKAAYSSGTPAYGVGAGNAVAIVAEDADIPDAVQKIHSSKTFDYATSCSSENAIIVVDAVYDQTIAAFKEMNVHVCSAQEADALKQHMWKLNKKGKMALNPDVIAQSSLVIANGAGISVPENTTMLLVESAEDPRTDQFADEKISPVLVAYRAKDFDAAVDILKILTSRVGPGHSCGIHTFKRDYIERLGNEMPTSRVTVRQPMAAANGGYPCNRMPSTATLGCGTWGGNITTENVHFKHFLNITWVNEPVEPWAFTDEEMWGAFWKKYNM; encoded by the coding sequence ATGAAAAGCGTCGATGAGCTTTTGTCTGCCGCAAAGCAAGCGCAAAAGACTTTTTCTGGCTACACGCAGCAACAGATAGACGATGTTTGTCTTTCTGTAGGTTGGGAAGTGTACAATGATGCCAATGCCGCAATACTTGCGAAAATGGCCGTTGAAGAAACCGGTTACGGCAATTTTGAAAGCAAATTCGTCAAACACAAGAGAAAAATTGGCGGCGTGCTGCACGACATTAAAGGCGTAAAGACCGTAGGTTGCATTGAGCGCAATGAAGAAACAGGAATTTCAAAGTACGCCAAGCCGGTAGGCGTGGTATGCGCCATTCTTCCTGCCACCAATCCCACAGCCACCGCGGGCGGCAAGGCCATATCCATTCTCAAGGGCGGCAACGCGGTCATATTCAAACCCAGCAGCCGGGCCAAGGAATGTACCACCAAAGCCATAGAATTCATGCGTAACGGCCTGAAGCAGGTGGGCGCTCCCGAAGATCTCATTCAGGTTATTGAATTGCCCGAGCGTGAAGACACAGCGGAATTGATGCGCAAATCCGACCTGATCGTTGCCACAGGCAGCGGGCCCCTGGTCAAAGCCGCCTATTCCAGCGGCACCCCGGCATATGGCGTAGGAGCAGGCAATGCTGTGGCCATTGTGGCGGAAGACGCTGATATCCCTGACGCGGTGCAGAAAATCCACAGCAGCAAAACCTTTGACTACGCCACCTCCTGCTCCTCGGAAAACGCCATTATTGTGGTGGACGCCGTGTATGATCAGACCATCGCCGCCTTTAAAGAAATGAATGTTCATGTCTGCTCTGCTCAGGAAGCGGACGCTCTCAAACAGCACATGTGGAAGCTGAACAAAAAGGGCAAGATGGCTCTTAACCCCGATGTGATTGCCCAATCGTCGCTGGTTATCGCCAATGGCGCCGGCATATCCGTACCCGAGAACACCACCATGTTGCTGGTGGAAAGTGCTGAAGATCCCCGGACAGATCAGTTTGCGGATGAGAAGATTTCTCCCGTGCTGGTGGCTTACCGGGCCAAGGACTTCGACGCCGCTGTGGATATCCTCAAGATTTTAACCAGCCGTGTCGGCCCTGGTCACTCCTGCGGCATCCATACGTTCAAGCGCGACTATATCGAGCGCCTCGGCAACGAGATGCCGACCAGCCGTGTGACAGTGCGTCAGCCAATGGCTGCCGCCAATGGCGGGTACCCCTGCAACCGTATGCCTTCAACAGCCACTTTGGGCTGCGGCACCTGGGGGGGAAACATCACCACGGAAAATGTGCACTTCAAACATTTTTTGAACATCACCTGGGTCAACGAACCCGTAGAACCTTGGGCTTTTACGGATGAAGAAATGTGGGGCGCGTTCTGGAAGAAGTACAATATGTAG
- the xsc gene encoding sulfoacetaldehyde acetyltransferase, translating into MPKMTPSEAMTEVLVQEGVNHVSGILGSAFMDMLDLFPAAGIDFISVRHEQTAGHMEDAYSRLTGRAGVVIGQNGPGITNYVTAVATANMAHSPMVVLSPSAGSISVGWDGFQECDTWNLFKPITKASLRVPHPKRAADIVRTAFRIAYAERGPVLVDIPRDYFYGELDEDILHPSQYRVAPGGIGNPEHFAAAVEVLKNAKNPVIISGRGVVDSGCVATIKAMAEYLGAPVATTYLHNDAFPCDHPLWTGPIGYMGSKAAMRILQKADVILAVGTRLSYFGTLPQYDINYFPKTAKIVQIDINPRHIAKTHPVAVGLCADAKDASEELFARLRQAVPAKTDLTYVHNMVTDELNGWYQEIALIADEPVEAGRMHPRKALEVVGKFITDNDAIATTDIGNTSSTANSYLRFKNPKRHVATLTFGNTGFAYQAALGAQLACPEDLTVAIVGDGAWGMSLFEVPTACQYNLPVIATVYNNGAWCAEKKNQVDFYNNRFVGADIWSKSYAKIAEAMGADGYTVNTQKDLAEALEAAKKNRRPAVIEVMTDGTRLAPPFRRDALALPTRYLPKYEHLDKKNF; encoded by the coding sequence ATGCCCAAGATGACGCCCAGTGAGGCCATGACGGAAGTTCTGGTTCAGGAAGGAGTAAACCATGTCAGCGGCATTCTCGGCTCCGCATTTATGGACATGCTGGATTTGTTTCCCGCAGCGGGGATCGACTTTATTTCAGTGCGCCATGAGCAGACTGCCGGGCATATGGAAGACGCCTACAGCCGTCTTACCGGCAGGGCCGGCGTGGTTATCGGCCAGAACGGCCCCGGCATCACCAACTATGTGACGGCTGTGGCCACGGCCAACATGGCGCATTCGCCCATGGTGGTTCTTTCGCCCAGTGCGGGCAGCATTTCCGTCGGTTGGGACGGCTTCCAAGAATGCGACACGTGGAATCTGTTTAAACCCATCACCAAGGCCTCCCTGCGCGTGCCTCACCCCAAGCGCGCGGCCGACATCGTACGCACGGCCTTCCGCATTGCCTACGCCGAACGCGGCCCGGTGCTTGTGGACATCCCGCGCGACTATTTTTACGGCGAGCTGGATGAAGACATTCTGCATCCCTCGCAGTACCGCGTGGCCCCCGGCGGCATCGGCAATCCCGAACATTTCGCGGCCGCCGTGGAAGTGCTGAAGAACGCCAAAAACCCGGTGATCATCTCCGGGCGCGGCGTGGTGGATTCGGGCTGCGTTGCCACCATCAAGGCCATGGCCGAATACCTTGGCGCGCCTGTGGCGACCACCTATCTGCACAACGACGCCTTCCCCTGCGACCATCCGCTGTGGACCGGCCCCATAGGCTACATGGGCTCCAAGGCCGCCATGCGCATCCTGCAGAAGGCCGACGTCATCCTGGCCGTGGGCACCAGGCTGTCCTACTTCGGCACCCTGCCGCAGTACGACATCAACTACTTCCCCAAGACCGCCAAGATCGTGCAGATCGACATCAACCCGCGTCATATCGCCAAGACGCACCCCGTGGCAGTGGGCCTGTGCGCCGACGCCAAGGACGCCTCCGAAGAACTGTTCGCGCGGCTGCGTCAGGCCGTGCCCGCCAAGACCGACCTGACCTATGTGCATAATATGGTGACGGACGAGCTGAACGGCTGGTATCAGGAAATCGCCCTTATCGCCGACGAACCCGTGGAAGCCGGACGCATGCATCCGCGCAAGGCTCTTGAAGTGGTGGGCAAGTTCATCACCGACAACGACGCCATCGCCACCACGGATATCGGCAACACGTCCTCCACGGCCAACAGCTACCTGCGCTTCAAGAATCCCAAGCGCCATGTGGCCACGCTGACCTTCGGCAACACGGGCTTTGCCTATCAGGCCGCTCTGGGCGCGCAGCTTGCCTGCCCTGAAGACCTGACGGTAGCCATTGTGGGCGACGGCGCATGGGGCATGAGCCTTTTTGAAGTGCCCACCGCCTGCCAGTACAATCTGCCCGTCATCGCCACCGTGTATAACAACGGGGCCTGGTGCGCAGAAAAGAAAAACCAGGTGGACTTCTACAACAACCGCTTTGTGGGCGCGGACATCTGGTCCAAGTCCTATGCCAAGATAGCCGAGGCCATGGGCGCCGACGGTTACACGGTCAACACGCAGAAGGATCTGGCCGAAGCTCTTGAAGCGGCCAAGAAGAACCGACGCCCTGCGGTTATTGAAGTAATGACTGACGGTACGCGGCTTGCCCCCCCCTTCCGCAGAGACGCGCTGGCCCTACCGACCAGATATCTGCCGAAGTACGAGCATCTCGACAAAAAGAACTTCTAA